GCGATGCCGATGCCGAGCGTCTGGACCGGCGTCGGCCGTTCGCCGAAGGCGATCGCGGCAAAGCCGATGGTGAACAGCGCCTGGCTCTGCACCACGACGCTGGTCAGTCCCACCGGCACGCCATGGGCGATGCCATAGGCCTGGCTCAGGAATTGACCGAGGAACAACGTGAAGCTGATCGCGATCAGAAGCGACCAGGCGACCTTGGGCTTGGGAATGAACAGGCACGGCAACGCGGCGATGGAAAAGCGCATCGCGGTCATCAGCTCCGGCGAAAACTCGTCGAGCGCGATCCGGCTCGCCACGAAGGCAAGCCCCCAGATGATCGCCACCAGGATGGCGATGAGGATATCGGCCGGCTTCATTGTTGTTCTCGGTCCTGCCCTGTCGCGCAGCCCTGTCGTTGTCGTCTAGCCTTGCTCGCCGGCTCTTGGTTTGCGCAGCAGATACGTGCCGTGCATCGGTGCGTGGTAATCGGCCGAGACCAGCGTGAAGCCGACGTCGGTCAGCATCCGCTCCATCACCCAGCCGAAGGTGGAATATTCGTCGCGCATATGCGTGACGACGCTGTCGCGCGAAAAATCGTGGTTCTTGATCTGGAAGTCGGCCCATTGCTCGACGTCGCGCTCGATGGCGTCGGGCATCGACGCGTAGACGATGTCGCGAAGATAGAACGTCGCGCCGGGCTTGAGCGCCCGGAAAATCCGCGACATCGCCACGACCTTCCAGAAGTCCGGCAGATGATGCAGCGTGAACTCGCTGACGATCAGGTCGTAGGATTCCGGCCGGTAGGCGAAGCTGAGCAGGCCGGCTGACTGGGTTGCGACCTTCGCCTTGCGGTCGCGCGCGTAGATCTCGGCGAGCGCCAGCATGGCCGGCGATATGTCGATGGCATCGACCTCGGCGCCCATCAGCGCCGCTTCGGTCGCCAGCACGCCGTTGCCGCAGCCGATGTCGGCGATGCGCCAGCCGCGTTGGACACCCAGCATTTTCAGCGCGGCGCGCGCCCGCAGATCGGCATCGTCATGGGCGTCGTAGATCGAGGCCACGGTGGCCCCGATCCCCATCCGATTCCGCTCGTTGTAATACCAGTCGCGCGCCAGCATGGTTCACATTCCTTCAGGCCCGCGGCCGATCGCGGCGACGCCGGTGCGCGACACCTCGACGAGGCCGAGCGGGCGCATCAGGTCGATATATTGATTGATCTTGTCCGTATTGCCTGTGATCTCGAACACAAAGCTCTCGGTCGTCGCGTCGATCACGCGGGCGCGGAACGCATCCGCGAGCCTGAGCGCCTCGACCCGGTGCTCGCCCTGCCCGCGCACCTTCACCATCGCGAGCTCCCGTTCGATCGAGCGCCGGGTCTGGGTCATGTCGACGACCTGGTAGACCGGGATCATGCGGTCGAGCTGGTTCTTGATCTGCGCGATCACCATCGGCGTACCCGTGGTGACGATGGTGATGCGGGACAGGTGCTTCTGGGCCTCGGTCTCCGACACCGTGAGGCTCTCGATGTTGTAGCCGCGGCCCGAGAACAGGCCGATGACGCGTGCGAGCACGCCGGGCTCGTTCTGCACGAGCACGGCAAGCGTGTGCGTCTCGCTGGGATCGTGGCGCTCTTCGATGAAGTAGGCGGATGCGGGCTGGTTCATTGTCGTCCCCTCAAATGTCTTTGGTCACACCAGCGCCTTGCCGCCGGCAAACGCCTTGGCGGTGG
The sequence above is drawn from the Bradyrhizobium amphicarpaeae genome and encodes:
- a CDS encoding class I SAM-dependent methyltransferase, which translates into the protein MLARDWYYNERNRMGIGATVASIYDAHDDADLRARAALKMLGVQRGWRIADIGCGNGVLATEAALMGAEVDAIDISPAMLALAEIYARDRKAKVATQSAGLLSFAYRPESYDLIVSEFTLHHLPDFWKVVAMSRIFRALKPGATFYLRDIVYASMPDAIERDVEQWADFQIKNHDFSRDSVVTHMRDEYSTFGWVMERMLTDVGFTLVSADYHAPMHGTYLLRKPRAGEQG
- the ilvN gene encoding acetolactate synthase small subunit, which encodes MNQPASAYFIEERHDPSETHTLAVLVQNEPGVLARVIGLFSGRGYNIESLTVSETEAQKHLSRITIVTTGTPMVIAQIKNQLDRMIPVYQVVDMTQTRRSIERELAMVKVRGQGEHRVEALRLADAFRARVIDATTESFVFEITGNTDKINQYIDLMRPLGLVEVSRTGVAAIGRGPEGM